A genomic region of Photobacterium swingsii contains the following coding sequences:
- a CDS encoding IS4 family transposase has product MRDIQILHESLENQCPNIHKKRLKSLMDSVQSLLSNDALTLTLLGRSLPSKAKTKHCIKRVDRLLGNNHLHHDRLDIYRWHCHQFCSVNTQPIVLVDWADIREYERLMVLRASIAVDGRSVTLFEQTFTFKNYNSPRSHQQFLDNFKAVLPSHVTPIIVTDAGFRNTWFRQVNDMGWCYLGRVRGDVNVLIKNQWQHIKQLFNQANSKPKYVGFTQLAKRNPLQCHLHLYKKQTPKKRKDRPKGREHFSAQAVHKKSALEPWLLATNIPTNIFSSRCIVRLYTKRMQIEETFRDLKSPQYGFGLRQSRTHDPKRFEILLLIGLLAFMVYWWFGIIAEHNGWHRHFQANSVKDRRVLSFVRLGKEVFRRLEYHINEPAIRWAQSTLILMARNNYRA; this is encoded by the coding sequence ATGCGTGATATTCAAATTCTACACGAGTCGCTGGAAAATCAATGCCCTAACATTCACAAAAAGAGACTAAAATCACTCATGGACTCGGTGCAATCATTGCTTAGCAATGATGCACTTACGCTTACTTTGCTTGGGCGCTCTCTTCCTTCAAAGGCCAAAACGAAACACTGTATTAAGCGAGTTGACCGTTTATTAGGTAATAATCACCTGCACCACGACAGACTCGATATTTATCGGTGGCACTGTCATCAATTTTGTTCGGTTAATACACAGCCCATTGTCTTAGTCGATTGGGCTGATATCCGCGAATACGAACGACTCATGGTACTAAGAGCATCTATTGCTGTAGATGGTCGTTCTGTTACGCTTTTCGAGCAAACTTTTACTTTCAAAAACTACAACTCTCCACGTAGTCATCAACAGTTTCTCGATAACTTTAAAGCTGTTTTACCCTCGCATGTCACCCCTATCATCGTGACTGATGCTGGCTTTCGTAATACATGGTTTAGACAAGTTAATGACATGGGTTGGTGTTATCTTGGACGCGTAAGAGGAGATGTAAACGTCTTAATAAAAAACCAATGGCAACACATCAAGCAGTTGTTTAATCAAGCGAATAGCAAACCTAAATATGTCGGATTCACACAGCTAGCCAAGCGAAACCCATTGCAATGTCATCTTCATCTCTATAAAAAACAAACACCTAAAAAGCGTAAAGACAGGCCAAAAGGTCGAGAACACTTCTCCGCCCAGGCAGTCCATAAAAAGTCAGCACTAGAGCCTTGGCTGCTGGCGACTAATATCCCAACCAATATATTTTCATCTCGATGTATCGTCAGGCTCTATACCAAACGCATGCAAATTGAAGAAACATTCCGAGACTTAAAAAGTCCACAATATGGTTTTGGCTTACGCCAAAGCCGCACTCATGACCCTAAGCGCTTCGAAATTTTACTGCTCATTGGTCTGCTCGCTTTTATGGTCTATTGGTGGTTTGGAATAATTGCAGAACATAACGGTTGGCACCGCCACTTTCAGGCAAATTCAGTAAAAGACCGACGCGTTTTATCATTTGTTAGGCTAGGAAAAGAGGTCTTCCGACGGCTGGAATATCACATCAATGAACCAGCAATACGCTGGGCGCAATCCACCCTAATTCTAATGGCAAGGAACAATTATCGTGCGTAA
- a CDS encoding GNAT family N-acetyltransferase, producing the protein MIELETDRLILRQWKKSDYLAFAEMTADPLVMRFFPNVLSKNESDQLASKIESLINDNGWGFWAVELKETSTFIGFVGLHYQDQGIPNSPFIEIGWRLSSNFWGLGYAREAAQAALRFAFEELNETAVYAFTTTANQPSRNVMTKIGMVDINQDFNHPKLPDDHELVRHCLYRITSEMWRNSTA; encoded by the coding sequence ATGATTGAGTTAGAAACGGATCGTTTAATTCTCAGGCAATGGAAAAAGTCGGATTATTTAGCGTTTGCTGAAATGACTGCAGATCCTTTGGTTATGAGGTTCTTCCCGAATGTGCTATCGAAAAATGAAAGTGATCAGTTGGCTTCAAAGATTGAATCATTGATTAACGATAATGGGTGGGGATTTTGGGCTGTTGAACTGAAGGAAACGTCAACATTTATCGGCTTCGTTGGTTTGCACTACCAAGACCAGGGTATTCCCAACTCACCCTTTATCGAGATAGGGTGGAGGTTATCATCAAATTTCTGGGGGCTTGGTTATGCTCGTGAAGCAGCGCAAGCAGCACTGAGGTTCGCATTTGAAGAACTTAATGAAACGGCTGTTTATGCTTTTACAACTACAGCCAATCAACCTTCAAGAAATGTAATGACCAAAATTGGCATGGTTGATATAAATCAAGATTTTAATCATCCAAAATTGCCCGATGATCATGAATTAGTTCGGCATTGTTTATATCGAATAACGTCAGAAATGTGGAGAAATTCAACTGCATAA
- a CDS encoding outer membrane beta-barrel protein, with product MKINKLLVVTMGIVLPTLSQAQDVNTYFGANYEHGNVKVGSQHANMNGFKFQAASELAWGNIKGAASSLKGDGADYDNYTLAIEKPFNIQQSSFFVSPEGGVTYARYKDDQMKKSDLGLMLGASLGYNINDHFQIVSNYNHSFGMKANQDNLQEDSLSAGINYRFN from the coding sequence ATGAAAATAAATAAGCTACTTGTCGTGACTATGGGTATCGTGCTACCTACTCTATCTCAAGCACAAGATGTAAATACATACTTTGGTGCTAATTACGAACACGGTAATGTCAAAGTAGGAAGCCAGCACGCCAACATGAATGGATTCAAATTCCAAGCTGCCAGTGAGCTAGCATGGGGAAATATTAAAGGGGCAGCTTCATCATTAAAAGGAGATGGTGCAGATTACGACAATTACACGCTGGCGATCGAAAAGCCATTTAATATTCAACAAAGTAGCTTCTTTGTCTCTCCTGAAGGTGGAGTAACCTATGCCCGCTATAAAGATGATCAGATGAAAAAGTCAGATCTAGGGCTGATGCTAGGCGCGTCATTAGGTTACAACATTAATGACCATTTCCAGATTGTTAGTAACTATAATCACTCATTTGGAATGAAAGCCAATCAAGATAATCTTCAAGAAGATAGTTTAAGTGCTGGTATAAATTACCGATTCAACTAA
- a CDS encoding RDD family protein translates to MNDEAIMSDTDYVGFWARVGASLIDCLIMVLIIIPLMYVVYGDGYLYSEDVLLGGVDAVLNYIFPLCATIAFWTYKSATPGKMVIKATIVDAKTGKPLTVKQSLLRYFGYIVSTIPLGLGLFWVGWDKKKQGWHDKLAGSVVIRPRSKEADKDSLNG, encoded by the coding sequence GTGAATGATGAAGCAATAATGTCTGATACTGATTACGTAGGTTTTTGGGCTCGTGTTGGTGCGTCCTTAATTGATTGCTTAATTATGGTGCTGATAATAATTCCATTAATGTACGTTGTTTATGGTGATGGCTATTTATATTCGGAAGATGTACTACTTGGAGGGGTAGATGCTGTACTTAATTACATCTTTCCTTTATGTGCAACAATCGCCTTTTGGACATATAAATCAGCAACACCAGGAAAAATGGTAATAAAGGCGACGATTGTTGACGCTAAAACAGGTAAGCCTTTAACAGTAAAACAGTCTTTGCTTCGCTACTTTGGTTATATTGTTTCGACTATACCATTAGGGCTTGGATTATTTTGGGTCGGTTGGGATAAAAAGAAACAAGGTTGGCATGATAAATTAGCCGGTTCAGTGGTTATCCGACCTCGAAGTAAAGAAGCTGATAAAGACAGCTTGAATGGTTAA
- a CDS encoding DM13 domain-containing protein, translating into MKRKTLLMLLVSHLSVGAIGFAVGIYALPILIAPPPPTAHEVSTVSSQAQYSAEFKKDLKGSDAFHWGQGQVSVGPEFITLMGKLAPGPDYKLYLSPEFVETEADFNRIKASMIQVDEVKTFENFVVQVPEDVEISRYNTVIIWCETFGEFITAAQYK; encoded by the coding sequence ATGAAAAGAAAAACCTTGTTAATGCTCCTTGTGAGCCACTTATCTGTGGGTGCCATTGGCTTTGCAGTTGGGATATATGCATTGCCCATTCTTATTGCTCCGCCGCCACCAACAGCACACGAAGTTTCTACAGTGTCCTCACAAGCTCAATACTCGGCAGAGTTTAAAAAGGATCTAAAAGGCAGCGATGCATTTCACTGGGGGCAAGGTCAGGTTTCTGTTGGGCCTGAATTTATTACTCTCATGGGGAAACTGGCACCAGGCCCTGACTATAAGCTCTATCTCTCGCCCGAGTTCGTTGAAACAGAAGCTGATTTTAATCGCATTAAAGCGAGCATGATTCAAGTTGATGAAGTGAAAACCTTTGAAAACTTTGTGGTACAAGTACCAGAAGACGTTGAGATTTCTCGCTATAACACAGTAATCATTTGGTGCGAAACCTTTGGTGAGTTTATTACTGCCGCTCAATATAAATAA